The following proteins come from a genomic window of Blastococcus sp. HT6-30:
- a CDS encoding amidohydrolase family protein, which produces MSVRPPAGDADVPRYWRELGLPGLVDVHVHFLPERVQAKVWQYFEAAGTHYGSEWPVTYRLPEDERLAVLHRLGVRAFPTLPYPHKAGMAAWLNEWSAGFAAGRPQVLRSATFFPEPGVNDYVSGALGAGARVFKVHVQVGAFDPRDPLLDAVWARLEETGTPVVIHCGSGPLAGEHTGPEPMNGLLERYPRLQLVIAHLGMPEYRDFLDLAERYERVHLDTTMFATDFTERLMPFDPADRPRLAALRDKVLLGSDFPSIPYPYAHQLQALHRLDLGEEWLRAVLWHNGARLFEIAA; this is translated from the coding sequence GTGAGCGTCCGACCGCCGGCCGGCGACGCCGACGTCCCCCGGTACTGGCGGGAGCTGGGACTGCCCGGGCTCGTCGACGTGCACGTGCACTTTCTGCCCGAGCGGGTGCAGGCGAAGGTCTGGCAGTACTTCGAGGCAGCGGGGACCCACTACGGCTCCGAGTGGCCGGTCACGTACCGGCTGCCGGAGGACGAGCGGCTCGCCGTCCTCCACCGGCTCGGCGTCCGGGCCTTCCCGACGCTGCCATACCCGCACAAGGCGGGGATGGCCGCGTGGCTGAACGAGTGGTCCGCCGGGTTCGCGGCCGGCCGCCCGCAGGTGCTCCGGTCGGCGACGTTCTTCCCGGAGCCGGGGGTGAACGACTACGTGTCCGGGGCACTGGGCGCCGGCGCGCGGGTGTTCAAGGTGCACGTCCAGGTGGGGGCGTTCGATCCCCGCGACCCGCTGCTCGACGCGGTGTGGGCCCGGCTGGAGGAGACCGGCACCCCGGTCGTCATCCACTGCGGCTCCGGCCCGCTGGCCGGCGAGCACACCGGACCGGAGCCGATGAACGGGCTGCTCGAGCGTTATCCGCGGCTGCAGCTGGTCATCGCGCACCTCGGCATGCCCGAGTACCGGGACTTCCTCGACCTCGCCGAGCGCTACGAGCGGGTGCACCTGGACACCACGATGTTCGCCACCGACTTCACCGAGCGGCTGATGCCGTTCGACCCGGCCGACCGCCCGCGGCTGGCGGCGCTGCGCGACAAGGTGCTCCTCGGCAGCGACTTCCCCTCGATCCCGTACCCCTACGCCCACCAGCTGCAGGCGCTGCACCGGCTGGATCTGGGGGAGGAGTGGCTGCGCGCCGTGCTCTGGCACAACGGGGCGCGGCTGTTCGAGATCGCGGCGTGA
- a CDS encoding magnesium and cobalt transport protein CorA, with product MTERRLAPLTALTTLTRRPRLEPGPPPSGATASATVPDAPAEPSRIVDNAVYSEGRRIATPETAAESREELAAGEERLAWMGLYRPQPNELGALAELFDLPELAVEDAIKAHQRPKFERYGSTLFVVLKAARYVDALEEVEFGELHLFLGPDFAVTVRHSESPDLARVRRRLESEPALLAKGSEAVLYAALDAVVDGYGPVVEGLANDIDEIETQVFGGDPGVSRRIYELSQEVLEFQRAAQPLTGIIAAITAGFDKYGVDEELRSYLRDVADHVVQVNERVEGFRLQLRDILTVNATLVAQRQNEEIRELTETSIAQGEEVKKISAWAAILFAPSLVGGVYGMNFDHMPELDEVWGYPFALLLMFGVSLTLYLVFKRRDWI from the coding sequence ATGACCGAGCGCCGTCTCGCCCCGCTGACCGCCCTGACCACCCTCACCCGCCGTCCGCGGCTGGAGCCCGGGCCGCCGCCGAGCGGGGCCACGGCGTCCGCGACGGTGCCCGACGCCCCGGCCGAGCCGTCGCGGATCGTGGACAACGCGGTGTACTCCGAGGGCCGCCGCATCGCCACGCCGGAGACCGCGGCCGAGAGCCGTGAGGAGCTGGCCGCGGGGGAGGAGCGGCTGGCCTGGATGGGGCTCTACCGCCCGCAGCCGAACGAGCTGGGCGCGCTGGCCGAGCTGTTCGACCTGCCCGAGCTCGCCGTCGAGGACGCCATCAAGGCCCACCAACGGCCGAAGTTCGAGCGCTACGGCAGCACGCTGTTCGTCGTGCTGAAGGCCGCGCGGTACGTCGACGCCCTGGAGGAGGTGGAGTTCGGGGAGCTGCACCTGTTCCTCGGGCCGGACTTCGCCGTCACCGTGCGGCACAGCGAGTCCCCCGACCTGGCTCGCGTGCGCCGTCGGCTGGAGAGCGAGCCGGCGCTGCTGGCGAAGGGCAGCGAGGCGGTGCTGTACGCGGCCCTCGACGCGGTCGTCGACGGGTACGGGCCGGTGGTCGAGGGCCTGGCCAACGACATCGACGAGATCGAGACCCAGGTGTTCGGCGGTGACCCCGGTGTCTCCCGGCGCATCTACGAGCTGTCGCAGGAGGTGCTGGAGTTCCAGCGCGCGGCGCAGCCCCTGACCGGCATCATCGCCGCGATCACCGCCGGTTTCGACAAGTACGGCGTGGACGAGGAGCTGCGCAGCTACCTGCGCGACGTCGCCGACCACGTGGTGCAGGTCAACGAGCGGGTGGAGGGATTCCGCCTGCAGCTGCGCGACATCCTCACCGTGAACGCGACGCTGGTCGCGCAGCGGCAGAACGAGGAGATCCGCGAACTCACCGAGACCAGCATCGCGCAGGGCGAGGAGGTCAAGAAGATCTCGGCCTGGGCGGCCATCCTGTTCGCGCCGAGTCTCGTGGGCGGCGTCTACGGCATGAACTTCGACCACATGCCCGAGCTCGACGAGGTGTGGGGCTACCCGTTCGCGCTGCTGCTGATGTTCGGGGTCAGCCTCACGCTCTACCTGGTGTTCAAGCGCCGCGACTGGATCTGA